A window of Infirmifilum lucidum contains these coding sequences:
- a CDS encoding S8 family peptidase: MRVDPRLLERRSGVERLFFHTTMRVDDYYILTYKARVREDIPEALGVKPSYVRALDLTPVHLFGPEAMFSAYARLDKFGELVKSGIPGVEAVELVPMTHLLLHESVPLIGGRRAHELGYTGRRVKVAVLDTGIDKNHPDLRGCVVEERSFTSEPPGDWNGHGTHVAGIVSSRDSYYTGVAPGAELVNAKVIDSTGEGRLDDTIAAVKWVVSVKADVINLSFGVLLPPSEFESPALNKFASELNKLARSGVLVVAAAGNDGEQGSNSINYPAVVPGVIAVGATDKRGKVTAYSSEGSPQLEGLVGEPKPNLVAPGGAPGSSQEGIVSSLSTEISRSRREELAGRIVDEYHVSLVGTSMATPHVSGAIAVLLEKFEELGADRAQRYPLVFGALARTAADTGATRYKQGYGLIQVDKALKELGRHSIPVPGFRQIGRVPVGKPKVDEVTLAVASLLGAFAAEVVGTLLTYKRDKARELVEKLRAAEYLLRVGRISEEDFKLYKEFIISELRRIYQS; this comes from the coding sequence GTGAGGGTTGACCCGCGCCTCCTCGAGAGGAGATCGGGGGTGGAGAGGCTCTTCTTTCACACTACAATGAGGGTGGATGACTACTACATACTAACGTATAAGGCTAGAGTACGGGAGGACATACCTGAGGCTCTCGGGGTCAAGCCCTCATATGTAAGAGCACTAGACCTCACGCCAGTCCACCTCTTCGGGCCAGAGGCGATGTTCTCGGCTTATGCTAGATTGGATAAATTCGGGGAGCTCGTAAAGAGTGGCATCCCTGGGGTAGAGGCAGTCGAGCTAGTCCCAATGACCCACCTCCTCCTGCACGAAAGCGTCCCCCTCATTGGGGGGAGGAGAGCCCACGAATTGGGCTACACGGGGAGGAGGGTGAAAGTAGCCGTGCTAGACACGGGCATCGACAAGAACCACCCCGACCTGCGTGGCTGCGTAGTCGAGGAGAGGAGCTTCACGTCTGAACCCCCCGGCGACTGGAATGGGCATGGGACACATGTTGCGGGCATTGTTTCCAGTAGGGACAGCTACTACACGGGAGTTGCCCCAGGCGCAGAGCTTGTAAATGCAAAAGTCATTGATTCTACTGGAGAGGGGAGGCTTGACGACACCATAGCTGCGGTAAAGTGGGTTGTAAGTGTAAAAGCAGACGTCATAAACCTAAGCTTCGGCGTACTTTTACCCCCCAGCGAGTTCGAGTCCCCAGCGCTGAACAAGTTCGCCTCCGAGCTCAATAAGTTAGCGAGGAGCGGCGTCCTGGTGGTAGCGGCTGCCGGCAACGACGGTGAGCAAGGCTCAAACTCTATCAACTACCCGGCAGTAGTCCCAGGTGTTATTGCTGTCGGCGCTACTGACAAGAGAGGCAAGGTGACGGCGTACTCTTCTGAGGGGAGCCCCCAGCTTGAAGGTCTCGTCGGCGAGCCCAAGCCCAACCTCGTAGCCCCCGGAGGGGCCCCCGGCTCCTCCCAGGAGGGGATAGTATCTTCCCTCAGCACGGAGATCTCCCGGAGCCGGAGGGAGGAGCTGGCAGGCAGGATTGTTGACGAGTACCACGTATCGCTGGTCGGGACTAGTATGGCTACCCCGCACGTCTCCGGGGCTATAGCAGTGTTGCTCGAGAAATTCGAGGAACTCGGGGCAGATAGGGCTCAGAGGTACCCTCTCGTTTTCGGCGCACTTGCTAGAACTGCCGCAGACACGGGCGCTACGAGGTACAAGCAGGGCTACGGCCTTATACAGGTCGACAAAGCCCTCAAAGAGCTTGGGAGGCACTCAATACCAGTTCCGGGTTTCAGGCAGATCGGGAGGGTTCCTGTGGGCAAGCCGAAGGTCGACGAGGTAACATTGGCTGTCGCGTCACTACTGGGGGCGTTCGCTGCAGAGGTTGTCGGGACACTCCTCACGTACAAACGGGACAAGGCGAGGGAGCTCGTCGAGAAGCTCAGGGCCGCAGAGTATCTCCTCAGGGTTGGGAGGATATCCGAGGAAGACTTTAAACTCTACAAGGAGTTTATAATCAGCGAATTAAGGAGGATATACCAGTCTTGA
- a CDS encoding ankyrin repeat domain-containing protein produces MPWGSLDRGLLEAAARGDYGRVKKLLDKGAHVNAVDEDGDTPLHRAALYGYLDVARLLLERGAHVNARDKAGLTPLHIAAGGGHLGVVRLLLDRGAEVDARDGIGLTPLHYAAMMGRLDVAGLLLDRGAEVDARSKGGNTPLHFAAMMGRLDVARLLLERGADVNARDKAGNTPLHWAAEKGHLDVVGLLVERGADVNARNVIGRTPLDLAKKGGHKEVVELLESARGGSRARVGEPVAGYAGAAGVPPWEEFEESLRRRLSGVRCPVCQGEVVSGSGWSHGHLPYIEVGGGYVALGYHCPKSGTPILVFKSKRGEGGEAEPHTHGEDEEAVTRRHV; encoded by the coding sequence GTGCCTTGGGGCTCGCTAGACAGGGGACTGCTGGAGGCAGCGGCGAGGGGCGACTACGGGAGGGTAAAGAAACTACTCGACAAAGGCGCACATGTGAACGCCGTGGACGAGGATGGCGACACACCGCTACACCGTGCTGCTCTCTATGGGTACCTGGATGTCGCGAGGCTGCTGCTGGAGAGAGGCGCACACGTAAACGCCAGAGACAAGGCTGGCCTGACGCCGCTACACATTGCTGCTGGCGGTGGGCACCTGGGAGTCGTGAGGCTGCTGCTGGATAGGGGCGCAGAAGTAGACGCCAGGGACGGGATTGGCTTGACGCCGCTACACTATGCTGCTATGATGGGGCGCTTGGATGTCGCGGGGCTGCTACTGGATAGGGGCGCAGAAGTAGACGCCAGGAGCAAGGGTGGCAATACACCGCTACACTTTGCTGCTATGATGGGGCGCTTGGATGTCGCGAGGCTGCTACTGGAGAGGGGTGCAGACGTAAACGCCAGAGACAAGGCTGGCAATACACCGCTACACTGGGCTGCTGAGAAGGGGCACTTGGATGTCGTAGGGCTACTAGTGGAGAGGGGTGCAGACGTAAACGCCAGGAACGTGATTGGCAGGACGCCCCTAGACCTTGCGAAAAAGGGGGGGCACAAAGAAGTCGTCGAGCTCCTTGAGTCTGCTAGAGGGGGCTCGCGAGCCAGAGTGGGGGAGCCTGTAGCCGGGTATGCCGGCGCAGCCGGAGTGCCCCCGTGGGAGGAGTTTGAGGAGTCTCTGAGGAGGAGGCTGAGCGGCGTGAGGTGCCCTGTGTGCCAGGGCGAGGTTGTGTCGGGTAGTGGTTGGAGCCACGGCCACTTACCCTACATCGAGGTGGGCGGCGGGTACGTGGCCCTAGGCTACCACTGCCCAAAGTCGGGGACGCCAATACTAGTCTTCAAGTCCAAGAGGGGGGAGGGCGGGGAGGCAGAGCCCCACACCCACGGGGAAGACGAGGAGGCGGTCACCAGGCGGCACGTGTAG
- a CDS encoding DUF5518 domain-containing protein, with translation MAGKGNLLLGVLAGFIVHLLLGGPLPVIGDFIAGLVAGYIAVGAGRGAIAGFLAGMLGGIILAFALSLLVALLAPYIPFLAPYISLLQASLALLVLILSAKGAVIGLIGGLIGGLLAARK, from the coding sequence GTGGCGGGGAAGGGCAACCTCCTCCTAGGCGTGCTCGCAGGCTTCATCGTACACCTACTCCTCGGCGGGCCCCTCCCCGTAATCGGGGACTTCATCGCGGGGCTCGTCGCCGGCTACATCGCTGTGGGTGCGGGTAGGGGCGCCATAGCAGGCTTCCTGGCAGGGATGCTCGGGGGGATCATCCTGGCATTCGCCCTCTCCCTGCTCGTAGCTCTCCTCGCCCCATACATACCCTTCCTGGCCCCCTACATCTCCCTCCTACAGGCCAGCCTAGCACTACTAGTCTTAATCCTCAGCGCTAAGGGAGCAGTTATAGGCCTCATCGGGGGGCTTATCGGGGGGCTACTAGCAGCCAGGAAGTAG